One Microlunatus soli genomic window carries:
- a CDS encoding ArsR/SmtB family transcription factor: MSSPWPDLAATRPPQTLRIGQPTLAATVPTAMLLVDYALNQNSLPDAEVTALAESLPADLVSASWPIRASMAHGAVLRAVLLHQLPVGHPGHRDWPALRGWIAGWTDAFVNGVIDFGCDSVMHYQQRRDPEPTAAEIAPRSTPSTAVRRDGPEVLRAWAIPDPDERAAELLDPRGFRHTLLDLLDAIWDGWLGEAWHATLPDLLSAAAPAPTPPGCSAEQWITLVTGLRPDPSYAEIADHARDVVVMPTVGLGRSLSLFADQQTWVLFSPQHQPDRSPNNATGRTGISLGNLGQLAPALTALGDKTRLAIVLQLLDRGPLSMQQLTDALEVHQSTISRQVTVLRRSGLVEVDGDRRVAVQRPAIRHAAETLLATLD, from the coding sequence ATGTCGTCACCTTGGCCAGACCTGGCCGCCACCCGGCCACCGCAGACCCTCCGCATCGGACAGCCGACGCTCGCCGCGACGGTCCCGACCGCAATGCTGTTGGTCGACTATGCGCTGAACCAGAACTCGCTGCCCGACGCCGAGGTGACCGCGCTGGCGGAGTCACTTCCCGCCGACCTGGTCTCGGCGAGTTGGCCGATCCGCGCCTCGATGGCGCACGGCGCCGTGTTGCGCGCGGTGCTGCTGCACCAACTGCCGGTCGGCCATCCGGGCCATCGGGACTGGCCGGCCTTGCGCGGCTGGATCGCGGGCTGGACCGACGCCTTCGTGAACGGGGTGATCGACTTCGGCTGCGACTCGGTGATGCACTACCAACAACGGCGCGACCCGGAGCCGACCGCGGCGGAGATCGCCCCCCGTAGCACCCCGTCGACGGCCGTCCGCCGGGACGGCCCGGAGGTGCTCCGCGCCTGGGCGATCCCCGACCCCGACGAACGTGCCGCCGAGTTGCTCGATCCACGGGGCTTCCGACACACCCTGCTCGATCTGCTCGATGCGATCTGGGACGGCTGGCTCGGCGAGGCCTGGCACGCAACGCTGCCCGATCTGCTGTCGGCCGCCGCACCGGCGCCCACACCGCCGGGCTGCAGTGCCGAGCAGTGGATCACGCTGGTGACCGGACTACGCCCCGATCCCAGCTATGCCGAGATCGCCGATCACGCTCGAGACGTGGTGGTGATGCCGACCGTCGGCCTCGGCCGCAGCCTGTCGCTGTTCGCCGACCAGCAGACGTGGGTGTTGTTCAGCCCGCAGCACCAACCCGATCGGTCCCCGAACAACGCCACCGGCCGGACCGGGATCTCGCTGGGAAACCTCGGTCAGTTGGCGCCGGCACTGACAGCACTGGGTGACAAGACCCGGCTGGCGATCGTGCTGCAGCTGCTGGATCGCGGACCACTGTCGATGCAGCAGCTGACCGATGCCCTGGAGGTCCACCAGAGCACGATTTCCCGACAGGTCACGGTGTTGCGCCGGTCCGGGCTGGTGGAGGTCGACGGTGACCGCCGCGTCGCGGTGCAACGGCCCGCGATCCGGCACGCAGCCGAGACCCTGCTGGCGACGCTGGACTGA
- a CDS encoding IS30 family transposase, which yields MAARFMPTEEFWAALRSGASILVASRAVGVSPVCGYRWLADAGGWAGLGLPAPGHGRLEASVSARLRPLFWAELRKGAGVRAAAAAAGVSDVTGYRWFQQAGGVRPPTVNPEVEAQITPGHGMVTFTERCRVEDLLNLHYKPSRIADLLGRPRSTITREIARGTDQVDGSYRARIGQSKVEQRRHRAGARPRLVPGTRLFDEVVERLVAKHSPEQISQRLRLDFPADPEMRVSHETIYQALYVRPKGELAREVEQRLGEAKALRTGRVQRRHQGRQLRPKLKDMSSIHDRPAEADDRLMPGHWEGDLIIGAHGKSAIGTLVERTTRFVLLLHLPDDHTAQTVAKAMTAKITELPEQLKRSLTWDQGSEMALHTKITAETGIPVYFCDPHSPWQRGTNENTNGLLRQYFPKGADLSFYGPGLLDQVAAELNTRPRKTLEWATPAEALQRLLSNDDDQSVASTA from the coding sequence ATGGCGGCGAGGTTCATGCCGACCGAGGAGTTCTGGGCTGCGTTGCGATCGGGCGCTTCGATCCTGGTCGCGTCCCGCGCGGTCGGGGTGTCGCCGGTGTGTGGTTATCGATGGCTGGCCGACGCAGGTGGTTGGGCAGGCCTGGGGCTGCCGGCCCCGGGGCATGGCCGTCTGGAGGCTTCGGTATCAGCGCGGTTGCGGCCGCTGTTTTGGGCCGAGCTCCGCAAGGGTGCGGGCGTCCGGGCTGCAGCCGCCGCGGCGGGCGTGTCTGATGTCACCGGCTATCGCTGGTTCCAGCAGGCTGGCGGTGTGCGTCCACCGACGGTGAATCCCGAGGTCGAGGCCCAGATCACGCCCGGCCATGGCATGGTGACCTTCACCGAGCGGTGTCGGGTCGAGGACCTGTTGAACCTTCACTACAAACCGAGCCGGATCGCTGACCTGTTGGGGAGACCGCGGTCCACGATCACCCGTGAGATCGCCCGCGGCACCGACCAGGTCGATGGATCCTATCGGGCCCGCATCGGCCAATCGAAGGTCGAGCAGCGCCGGCACCGGGCCGGCGCCCGGCCCCGGCTGGTGCCTGGCACTCGCTTGTTCGACGAAGTCGTGGAACGGTTGGTTGCCAAACACAGTCCGGAGCAGATCTCGCAGCGGCTGCGGCTGGACTTTCCCGCCGACCCGGAGATGCGTGTGTCCCACGAGACGATCTACCAGGCCCTCTACGTTCGCCCCAAGGGCGAGCTGGCACGAGAGGTCGAGCAACGGTTGGGCGAGGCCAAAGCACTACGCACCGGCCGCGTCCAACGCCGACACCAGGGGCGGCAATTGCGGCCAAAGTTGAAAGACATGTCCTCGATCCACGACCGCCCGGCCGAGGCCGACGATCGGCTGATGCCCGGCCACTGGGAAGGCGACCTGATCATCGGCGCCCACGGCAAGTCCGCAATCGGCACCCTGGTCGAGCGCACCACCCGATTCGTACTGTTGCTACACCTGCCCGACGACCACACCGCCCAGACCGTGGCCAAGGCGATGACGGCCAAGATCACCGAACTACCCGAACAGCTCAAACGGTCCTTGACCTGGGACCAGGGCAGCGAGATGGCCCTCCACACCAAGATCACCGCCGAGACCGGGATTCCGGTCTACTTCTGCGATCCACACTCACCCTGGCAACGTGGCACCAACGAGAACACCAACGGGCTCCTGCGGCAGTACTTCCCCAAAGGCGCCGACCTGTCCTTCTACGGGCCCGGGCTCCTCGACCAGGTCGCCGCCGAACTCAACACCCGACCCCGCAAAACACTGGAGTGGGCCACCCCAGCCGAAGCACTCCAACGACTACTCTCAAACGACGACGACCAATCTGTTGCATCGACAGCTTGA
- a CDS encoding DoxX family protein, which produces MEPLIALVGVTIAVRAAGALGVRRFRSWTVALRGGVAAMFTLTGVAHFVGMRQELIAMVPPALPAAGLPSAAALVTITGLLELAGAAGLLLRPTARLAAGCLGVLLIVMFPSNVYAAVHGVATAPWDALLPRTLLQIVFVAATVAVVIGEARRTRKARVGEFRESRIRPDGSSPTPGLRMP; this is translated from the coding sequence ATGGAACCGCTCATCGCCCTGGTCGGTGTCACCATCGCTGTCCGCGCTGCCGGGGCACTCGGCGTGCGCCGGTTCCGGTCCTGGACCGTCGCCCTCCGTGGTGGCGTGGCCGCGATGTTCACGCTCACCGGCGTGGCTCATTTCGTCGGGATGCGGCAGGAACTGATCGCCATGGTGCCGCCGGCACTTCCGGCGGCGGGTCTGCCGTCCGCCGCAGCATTGGTCACCATCACCGGGCTCCTCGAACTGGCCGGAGCCGCGGGGTTACTGCTGCGGCCTACCGCTCGACTGGCGGCGGGCTGCCTCGGTGTGTTGCTGATCGTGATGTTCCCGTCGAACGTGTACGCCGCGGTGCACGGCGTGGCGACCGCTCCGTGGGACGCGCTGCTCCCCCGGACCCTGTTGCAGATCGTCTTCGTCGCCGCCACCGTCGCGGTCGTCATCGGCGAGGCCCGCCGCACCCGGAAGGCCCGGGTCGGAGAGTTCAGAGAGTCTCGGATTCGGCCCGATGGATCGTCACCGACCCCAGGCCTGCGAATGCCTTGA
- a CDS encoding DUF1707 SHOCT-like domain-containing protein encodes MADSDSSSRLRASDADRDRVAQLLGAAHADGRLAAEEYQERLDRLYAGRTLGDLERVSDDLGGAEDLRGAAGSSEVVAAGAPERGGALAVPERVRPQLAILSQTMARPTGRIEGRLVAVSVFGNVQVDLSHATIGPEGVLVTANTVAGAVNITVPADARVTMTGLPLVGSLSPTRDPGPVDGPRVVVKAFAGLGSVTIHRAESETL; translated from the coding sequence ATGGCGGATAGCGATTCCTCGAGTCGGCTCCGGGCCTCGGATGCTGATCGCGACCGGGTGGCCCAGCTGCTGGGTGCTGCTCACGCCGATGGCCGGCTCGCAGCCGAGGAGTATCAGGAACGCCTGGACCGGTTGTACGCCGGGCGGACGTTGGGTGATCTCGAGCGGGTCAGCGATGATCTCGGAGGAGCCGAGGATCTCCGCGGAGCGGCCGGCTCGAGCGAGGTGGTTGCCGCGGGTGCTCCGGAACGGGGTGGGGCGCTGGCGGTGCCGGAGCGGGTGCGTCCCCAGCTGGCGATCCTGTCCCAGACCATGGCGCGCCCGACCGGGCGGATCGAGGGCCGGCTGGTTGCGGTCAGTGTGTTCGGCAACGTTCAGGTCGACCTCAGCCATGCCACGATCGGGCCCGAAGGAGTCCTGGTCACGGCCAACACCGTGGCCGGTGCGGTCAACATCACGGTGCCCGCCGATGCACGGGTGACGATGACCGGATTGCCGCTGGTCGGCTCATTGAGTCCGACCCGTGATCCGGGCCCGGTCGACGGGCCGCGGGTCGTGGTCAAGGCATTCGCAGGCCTGGGGTCGGTGACGATCCATCGGGCCGAATCCGAGACTCTCTGA
- a CDS encoding ferritin-like fold-containing protein, with protein MGEESSRTAGALELLGAVAYGELAAFDRLADDARLAPDLPDRVQMTGMAAAQFEHFSLVSNRIGALGGDVLAVMEPYHRPFDEFHGLTRPKTWHEGLVKAYIGDGLAADFYREVAEMVDVDTREVVHQVLAEEVYADFVVDRVRSAIEDDPDIGGRLALWGRRLVGEAMSQAQRVATERPALAALFAGPDAESPLVRISRMTAQLVQNHTARMARLGLSS; from the coding sequence ATGGGTGAGGAGTCGAGCCGGACCGCCGGGGCGTTGGAGTTGCTGGGTGCGGTCGCGTACGGGGAACTGGCCGCCTTCGACCGCCTGGCCGACGATGCGCGGCTGGCACCCGATCTGCCGGACCGGGTCCAGATGACCGGGATGGCCGCGGCCCAGTTCGAGCACTTCTCGCTGGTCAGCAACCGGATCGGGGCACTCGGCGGCGACGTGCTCGCCGTGATGGAGCCGTACCACCGGCCGTTCGACGAGTTCCACGGCCTGACCCGGCCGAAGACCTGGCACGAGGGCCTGGTCAAGGCCTACATCGGCGACGGGTTGGCCGCCGACTTCTACCGCGAGGTCGCCGAAATGGTCGACGTCGACACCCGCGAGGTCGTCCATCAGGTGTTGGCCGAGGAGGTCTACGCCGACTTCGTCGTCGATCGGGTCCGGTCGGCGATCGAGGACGACCCCGACATCGGCGGCAGGCTCGCACTGTGGGGCCGTCGGCTGGTCGGTGAGGCCATGAGTCAGGCGCAACGGGTCGCCACCGAGCGGCCTGCGCTGGCCGCGTTGTTCGCCGGTCCGGATGCGGAGTCACCGTTGGTCCGGATCAGCCGGATGACCGCCCAGTTGGTCCAGAACCACACCGCACGGATGGCCCGTCTCGGCCTGAGCTCCTGA
- a CDS encoding DEAD/DEAH box helicase: MTTDSINTESADVDTPTEGTEQAPAQPTFADLGILPDIAGALSDVGIVHPFPIQQMAIPVALTGADLIGQARTGTGKTLAFGTTLLQRIVVPTDPDYEFLAEQGAPQALVVTPTRELASQVGKDLQVASTRRKARVLTIYGGTPYEEQLAALEAGIDVVVGTPGRLLDLADRGKLNLAHIKVLVLDEADEMLDLGFLPDVERILAKTPELRQTMLFSATMPTAIVSLARRHLRHPLNIRAESAGEESTVPTTAQFVYQAHDLDKPEVVARILQAESRDRVMIFCRTKRSAQRVADDLVDRGFSAAAIHGDLSQVLREKALKRFREGKVDTLVATDVAARGIDVSGVTHVINYECPDDDKTYVHRIGRTGRAGASGVAITFVDWADLTRWKVINNTLGLPFEEPQETYSTSEHLFHDLGIDHGVKGRLVPAKEPDHGVERKRERSRPKRNRNRVRMRNGVPVTGDQSEGSSAQPTAEAAADTSAPADKPRRRRRRRRSGAGDTSSQD, from the coding sequence CTGACTACCGACAGCATCAACACCGAGTCCGCCGACGTCGACACGCCGACCGAAGGCACCGAGCAGGCGCCGGCACAGCCGACCTTCGCCGATCTGGGGATCCTGCCCGACATCGCCGGCGCGCTGAGCGACGTCGGGATCGTGCATCCGTTCCCGATCCAGCAGATGGCGATCCCGGTCGCCCTGACCGGCGCCGATCTGATCGGCCAGGCGCGGACCGGCACCGGCAAAACGCTCGCCTTCGGCACCACCCTGCTGCAGCGGATCGTCGTCCCGACCGACCCGGACTACGAGTTCCTGGCCGAACAGGGTGCGCCGCAGGCGCTTGTCGTGACGCCGACCCGCGAACTGGCCAGCCAGGTCGGCAAGGACCTGCAGGTCGCCTCGACCCGGCGCAAGGCCCGGGTGCTGACGATCTACGGCGGCACCCCGTACGAGGAGCAACTGGCCGCCCTGGAGGCCGGCATCGACGTCGTGGTGGGCACTCCGGGCCGACTCCTCGACCTGGCCGACCGTGGCAAGCTGAACCTCGCCCACATCAAGGTGCTGGTGCTGGACGAGGCCGACGAGATGCTGGACCTCGGCTTCCTGCCCGATGTCGAACGGATCCTGGCCAAGACCCCGGAACTGCGGCAGACGATGCTGTTCTCGGCGACCATGCCGACCGCCATCGTGTCGCTGGCCCGCCGCCATCTGCGGCATCCGCTGAACATCCGCGCCGAGTCCGCCGGCGAGGAGTCGACGGTGCCGACGACGGCGCAGTTCGTCTACCAGGCGCACGATCTGGACAAGCCCGAGGTGGTGGCCCGCATCCTGCAGGCCGAGTCCCGCGACCGGGTGATGATCTTCTGCCGGACCAAGCGGTCCGCCCAGCGGGTCGCCGATGATCTTGTCGATCGCGGCTTCTCCGCCGCGGCCATCCACGGCGACCTGTCGCAGGTGCTGCGGGAGAAGGCGCTGAAGCGGTTCCGGGAGGGCAAGGTCGACACCCTGGTCGCCACCGACGTCGCGGCCCGCGGCATCGACGTCTCCGGCGTCACTCACGTGATCAACTACGAGTGCCCGGACGACGACAAGACCTACGTGCACCGGATCGGTCGGACCGGTCGTGCGGGCGCGTCCGGCGTTGCGATCACCTTCGTCGACTGGGCCGATCTGACCCGCTGGAAGGTGATCAACAACACTCTCGGACTGCCGTTCGAGGAGCCGCAGGAGACCTACTCCACCTCCGAACACCTGTTCCACGACCTCGGCATCGATCATGGCGTCAAGGGACGCCTGGTCCCGGCCAAGGAACCCGATCATGGTGTCGAGCGCAAGCGGGAACGCAGCCGGCCCAAGCGCAACCGCAACCGGGTCCGGATGCGCAACGGCGTTCCGGTGACCGGTGACCAGTCCGAGGGCAGTTCGGCGCAGCCGACCGCCGAGGCCGCAGCAGACACCTCCGCGCCGGCCGACAAGCCACGGCGTCGACGTCGCCGCCGCCGCTCCGGTGCCGGCGACACCAGCAGCCAGGACTGA
- a CDS encoding PHP domain-containing protein, whose protein sequence is MTIDLHTHSAVSDGTDTPAELVRHAAAAGLSTVALTDHDTFDGLDEAAAEGQRSGIRVVRGMELSCQNSGMSVHLLMYGGDEAFPELHQEMAKVREGRTNRLSPVLAKLAELGAPVTEEAVLAKVGDSPSVGRPHIADALVEAGHVKDRKEAFDRYLADGGPAHVERYTIDVARGIDLVTAAGGVPVIAHPWARGREAALPPEYLEMLVSEHGLVGLEVDHQDHDDDTRKRLRTLVDRLGILATGSSDYHGTGKVDHDLGVNTTAPEVLAEILRRITARQS, encoded by the coding sequence ATGACGATCGACCTGCACACCCATTCTGCCGTCAGCGACGGGACCGATACCCCCGCGGAGTTGGTCAGGCATGCCGCAGCGGCCGGCCTGAGCACCGTCGCGCTGACCGATCATGACACCTTCGACGGCCTGGACGAGGCCGCCGCGGAGGGGCAACGCAGCGGGATCCGGGTCGTCCGCGGGATGGAGCTCTCCTGCCAGAACAGCGGGATGAGCGTGCACCTGTTGATGTACGGCGGCGACGAGGCCTTCCCGGAGCTGCACCAGGAGATGGCCAAGGTCCGGGAAGGTCGGACCAACCGGCTCAGCCCGGTGCTGGCCAAGCTCGCCGAGCTGGGGGCGCCGGTGACCGAGGAGGCCGTGCTGGCCAAGGTCGGCGACAGCCCGTCCGTCGGGCGGCCGCACATCGCCGATGCGTTGGTCGAGGCCGGGCACGTCAAGGACCGCAAGGAAGCCTTCGACCGCTACCTCGCCGACGGCGGCCCGGCGCACGTCGAGCGGTACACCATCGACGTGGCCCGTGGGATCGACCTGGTCACCGCGGCCGGAGGTGTGCCGGTGATCGCGCACCCGTGGGCCCGCGGACGCGAGGCCGCGTTGCCGCCGGAGTATCTGGAGATGCTGGTGTCGGAGCACGGGTTGGTCGGTCTGGAGGTCGATCACCAGGATCACGACGACGACACCCGGAAGCGGCTGCGGACGTTGGTCGATCGGCTGGGCATCCTGGCGACCGGTTCCAGTGACTACCACGGCACCGGCAAAGTTGATCATGATCTCGGGGTGAACACGACCGCGCCCGAGGTGCTGGCCGAGATCCTCCGCCGGATCACTGCCCGACAGTCGTAG
- a CDS encoding DUF5134 domain-containing protein encodes MVTGPAAIVIVVVFVITGGVYGVRLLLGRTLPERILDTSHLLMAVLMILMPSGLSMQVPALPQLIVFSGFAIWYVYLALFRPTVADGLGDHHAGRPRLVYHALMMLAMAGMAVIMAPLPTPAGASGSMPGMSDMPGMSGHEHSGSGPAVPGSHPWADPWMILIGMGFGVAAIWYLGRFLIFVRDPAAGHTGRLVRHLTDALMAFGMALTFLVVKT; translated from the coding sequence GTGGTCACCGGTCCCGCAGCGATCGTGATCGTCGTGGTGTTCGTGATCACCGGCGGCGTGTACGGCGTCCGGCTGCTGCTCGGGCGCACTCTTCCCGAACGCATCCTGGACACCAGTCACCTGCTGATGGCAGTGCTGATGATCTTGATGCCGTCCGGCCTGTCGATGCAGGTCCCCGCACTCCCCCAGCTGATCGTCTTCAGCGGCTTCGCGATCTGGTACGTCTATCTGGCGCTGTTCCGGCCGACCGTCGCCGACGGGCTGGGCGATCATCATGCCGGCCGTCCGCGGCTGGTCTATCACGCCCTGATGATGCTGGCGATGGCCGGGATGGCGGTGATCATGGCACCGTTGCCGACCCCTGCCGGCGCATCCGGATCGATGCCCGGGATGTCCGACATGCCCGGAATGTCCGGGCACGAACATTCCGGGAGCGGCCCGGCCGTTCCCGGATCGCATCCCTGGGCGGATCCGTGGATGATCTTGATCGGGATGGGCTTCGGGGTCGCCGCGATCTGGTATCTCGGCCGCTTCCTGATCTTCGTACGTGATCCGGCGGCCGGACACACCGGCCGTCTCGTCCGCCATCTGACCGACGCGCTGATGGCGTTCGGGATGGCCCTGACCTTCTTGGTGGTGAAGACATGA
- a CDS encoding YcnI family protein, whose amino-acid sequence MIRRSATAVLLAALLGLLMMPTAAAHVRVSSTDAAQGGYGVLTFRVPTESDTASTVGLTVTLPEDTPLASVSVQPVPGWTATRKEQKLDKPIETDDGTLTSYVSSVTWKADSDKNGLKPGEFGLFSISAGPLPEKAQLAFPATQRYSDGSTVAWDEITTGGGAEPEHPAPAIELPAAAAPSPTASAPPPTKSGSQDSAAADGSTGWLAPTGAVLAAIAVIIAVAALLRSRRSA is encoded by the coding sequence ATGATTCGTCGTTCCGCGACGGCAGTCCTGCTGGCTGCACTGCTCGGTCTGCTGATGATGCCGACCGCAGCGGCCCACGTCCGGGTGAGCAGCACCGACGCCGCGCAAGGCGGCTACGGGGTGTTGACGTTCCGGGTGCCGACCGAGTCCGACACGGCATCGACGGTCGGGCTGACGGTCACGTTGCCGGAGGACACACCGCTGGCCTCGGTGTCGGTCCAGCCGGTGCCGGGCTGGACCGCGACCAGGAAGGAACAGAAGCTGGACAAGCCGATCGAGACCGATGACGGCACCCTCACCAGCTACGTGTCCTCGGTGACCTGGAAGGCCGACTCGGACAAGAACGGTCTGAAGCCCGGTGAGTTCGGCCTGTTCAGCATCTCCGCCGGACCGCTGCCGGAGAAGGCTCAGCTCGCCTTCCCCGCCACCCAGCGCTACTCCGACGGCAGCACCGTCGCCTGGGACGAGATCACCACCGGTGGCGGCGCCGAACCCGAGCACCCGGCGCCGGCAATCGAGCTTCCCGCCGCAGCCGCGCCGAGCCCGACCGCCAGTGCCCCGCCGCCGACCAAATCCGGCAGCCAGGACTCCGCTGCCGCCGACGGCTCCACCGGATGGCTGGCGCCCACCGGTGCCGTGCTGGCCGCGATCGCGGTGATCATCGCGGTGGCCGCACTGCTGCGCAGTCGACGCTCCGCCTGA
- a CDS encoding copper resistance CopC/CopD family protein, producing the protein MLRLIGPILLLAATLLVAGAAPASAHAVLVDSSPRDGARLQRLPTTITLRFDESVGATADAGRVLDADGRRVDNGTVRTTDNGRTVIIGLRGGQAEAKARYLVSWRVISADSHVVTGSLRFGVGEPAGSNGSGAANASDGPTRTGPAVIAGIGSGLGYAGLVTAIGALAVGLLIWRTALRSRWMRMLIIAGSVMIMLGAVVELAGSAVELSGGAGASPFAADDLRTVADSLPGRLLQARILASAALIPLGLGLLGSVRDHRRARGLAIGWAVLASGLLLLVAAHGHAAVGTMRVVALAATVLHLAAFCCWLGGMVVLVLMIRPRMTTPRVAGRALQLWSPFAFGCVAVLVISGELLGWRQVQPIEALWGTRYGVLLLIKLGLVALTLAAALLNRRSVTSSAGLPRAAVTFVIELSIMIGVLGVATALSSTAPAISSYGPPIVVSRPMADDRLQVRIDSTRRGPQTIAVGVSDASGRPVRLQQLTGRLSSADAGVSAIDVHFTRTRDGWRSTDAVAPLPGVWQLQVTARPRHGPSYVVAADYRVW; encoded by the coding sequence TTGCTGCGACTGATCGGGCCGATCCTGCTGCTCGCCGCGACGCTGCTGGTCGCCGGTGCGGCCCCGGCATCGGCGCATGCGGTCCTGGTGGACAGCAGCCCGCGGGACGGCGCCCGACTGCAACGACTGCCGACCACGATCACACTGCGTTTCGACGAATCGGTCGGGGCCACCGCCGATGCCGGCCGGGTGCTCGACGCCGACGGTCGACGGGTCGACAACGGCACCGTACGCACCACTGACAACGGCCGGACCGTGATCATCGGACTGCGCGGTGGCCAGGCAGAGGCGAAGGCGCGGTATCTGGTCAGCTGGCGGGTGATCTCGGCCGACAGCCATGTGGTGACCGGGTCCCTCCGGTTCGGCGTCGGCGAACCTGCCGGCTCGAACGGTTCGGGTGCGGCGAACGCCTCCGACGGGCCGACGCGGACCGGGCCGGCGGTGATCGCCGGGATCGGATCCGGGCTCGGCTACGCCGGTCTGGTCACGGCGATCGGTGCGCTGGCGGTCGGACTGCTGATCTGGCGGACGGCGCTGCGATCGCGATGGATGCGCATGCTGATCATCGCGGGTTCGGTGATGATCATGCTCGGCGCGGTGGTGGAGTTGGCCGGTTCCGCGGTCGAGCTCAGCGGCGGTGCAGGAGCGTCGCCGTTCGCGGCCGACGATCTGCGGACGGTCGCCGACAGTCTGCCCGGCAGGCTGCTCCAGGCCAGAATCCTGGCTAGCGCCGCATTGATCCCGTTGGGGCTCGGTCTGCTCGGATCGGTGCGGGATCACCGCCGAGCCAGGGGCCTCGCGATCGGTTGGGCGGTGCTGGCCAGTGGCCTGCTCCTCCTGGTGGCCGCTCACGGACACGCAGCGGTGGGCACGATGCGGGTGGTGGCGCTGGCCGCTACCGTCCTGCATCTGGCCGCATTCTGCTGCTGGCTCGGTGGCATGGTGGTGCTGGTGCTCATGATCAGGCCGCGGATGACGACGCCACGGGTCGCCGGTCGCGCGCTGCAGCTCTGGTCACCGTTCGCGTTCGGCTGCGTCGCGGTGCTGGTCATCTCCGGCGAGCTGCTGGGCTGGCGACAGGTGCAACCGATCGAAGCACTCTGGGGTACCCGCTACGGCGTGCTGTTGTTGATCAAGCTCGGTCTGGTCGCGCTGACCCTGGCCGCGGCGCTGCTGAACCGTCGCTCGGTCACATCGTCGGCCGGCCTACCACGGGCGGCCGTGACCTTCGTCATCGAGTTGTCGATCATGATCGGAGTGCTCGGGGTCGCCACCGCCCTGAGCTCGACCGCGCCGGCGATCAGCAGCTACGGTCCGCCGATCGTCGTCAGTCGTCCGATGGCCGATGACCGGCTGCAGGTCCGGATCGACTCGACCCGGCGTGGACCGCAGACCATCGCGGTCGGGGTCTCCGACGCCTCGGGCCGCCCTGTTCGGTTGCAGCAGTTGACCGGCCGGCTGTCCTCCGCCGACGCCGGAGTCTCGGCGATCGACGTCCACTTCACGCGCACCCGAGACGGTTGGCGGAGCACCGACGCCGTCGCACCACTGCCCGGTGTGTGGCAGCTGCAGGTGACCGCCCGACCGCGGCACGGCCCCAGTTACGTCGTCGCGGCCGACTACCGGGTTTGGTAG
- a CDS encoding winged helix-turn-helix domain-containing protein, protein MGVELNAAGDVIVSRSDQLQALAEPAGLRVFDALQRTGPVAASELASNVELDNGLVEATLKRLLAAGLADRNGDRWTAPGSGMLISIPADLDEPGLRAGRSLYRTMIEQNLQRVIGWVSEDLGSMSGAQLRSSGATSATVRMTEDEIDNFQQQVDQLLLPYLDSRREPADGTSSLRLSLFVMPQPDPRADDTP, encoded by the coding sequence ATGGGCGTCGAGTTGAACGCAGCGGGAGACGTCATCGTGTCCCGCTCGGACCAGCTGCAGGCCTTGGCCGAACCGGCAGGGCTGCGGGTCTTCGACGCACTGCAACGCACCGGACCGGTGGCAGCATCCGAGCTGGCGAGCAACGTCGAGCTCGATAACGGTCTCGTCGAGGCGACCCTGAAGCGGCTGCTGGCGGCAGGGCTCGCCGACCGGAACGGCGACCGCTGGACTGCTCCCGGGTCCGGGATGTTGATCAGTATCCCCGCCGACCTCGACGAGCCCGGACTTCGCGCCGGCCGGTCGCTCTACCGGACCATGATCGAACAGAACCTGCAGCGCGTCATCGGCTGGGTGTCCGAGGACCTGGGCAGCATGAGCGGGGCACAGTTGCGATCCAGTGGGGCGACATCGGCCACCGTCCGCATGACGGAGGACGAGATCGACAACTTCCAACAGCAGGTCGACCAGCTGCTGCTGCCCTACCTCGACTCGCGACGAGAGCCGGCCGACGGCACCTCCAGCCTCCGACTGTCGCTGTTCGTGATGCCACAGCCTGACCCGAGGGCCGACGACACTCCCTGA